GGATATCCGAACTGAACCGTTCCAGAACCGACCCTAACCCGGAACCGATCCTATATGCTAAGCTCTTAAAAAGAGTAGTGAGATTGCTGGTGAGAGGAGTCGAACCGCCTACTCATACAATATAATGCTTTAAGATAGTTGCTTTACCACCATTCcaattgttcttttgtttttgtattggcttcttaaatatatattaagcaTGTTATTAGAAGTTCAGGATATTTGTAACCCAGTAAGACAATaacattatatattatattttagtcTGATAGTTCGtaccaataatattataaattgtaTTTAGTATGATTAGAATAATACTAATGAGATTATAAGTTATGCTTAGTATGATTAGAATCATATCAATGATATTATAAATGATGCTTAGTATGATTAGAATCATATCAATGATATTATAAATTGTAAGTTTGTAACCAATAAGGCAATaacattatatattatattttagtaTGATAGTTCAtaccaataatattataaattgtaTTTATTATGATTAGAATAATACTAATGAGATTATAAATTATGCTTAGTAGGATTAGAATCATACCAATGACTCAGTGAGATTATAAATCATACTTAGTACGATTAGAATCGCACCAATGATACTATACATTATGCTTAGTACGAGTAGAATCATACCAATGATATTATAAATTATGCTTAGTATGATTTGAATCATATCAATCACATTATACTAAAGTATGATTATAATCATACCAACATGATTATAAATTAGACCTACTATGATAGAATCATACCATCAGTATTATAAGTTGTACTTAGTACGATTAGAATCATTTCAATAATATTATAAGTTGTACTTAGTATTATTAGAATCATATCAAAAACATTATGCTTAGTATGATTAGAATTGTACCAATGATAAGAGTCATTTCAAAAACATAAACATTATgcttaatattataaattatactTAGTACGATTATAATCATACCGATGATATTATAAATCATACTAATTTAATTATACCACTAATACTATATATTATACGTGGTATGATTATAATTGTACCAATATACCCTAAATCATAAATTCCAAACTCCAAACTCCATACCTTAAATCTCAAACTTTAAACCCCAAACCTTAAACTCTAATAACATTGTACAACACCAAACTAACAAATCCAAAGCACAAGAGGTCTAAGGAGCTGGCACTGTAGGCCCCCTGGGGGAACGGAGCAACACGGAGTCGGAGTTCCCCACAATCCGGGTCCGGATCTTATGAAAATTCTTGTTTTCGAAAGAGTAAAGAGGTCAATTCTAGTGATCACAAATGGACGCTTACTAATAACACATTAAATTTTATTACTAATATTATAAAACTGTACTTACATTAAAGTATATTACACAACTCAGTAGTGGTTTTATGTTTAATATAATGTTTAGATTTTATACTCGGTGATTTATATAATAGTTTAAGAAGACTAAAAGTCtaacataataattaataaataattgaaataaaaaatacaattaacaaataaacaaactctAATTCATAGTCTCAAAGTCAAACATCAATTATCATTTACGAAACACGAAGAGTCGGAGAGTCTCGCAATCGCGCTTCCTGCTAGGCGAGAAGCTGTCAAGTGAAAGTTGAACCGGCACCCTGTCACCTACGCAACGCGAGGATCTCTGGAATTCCTGGTACTCTGGGATCCAATATTAAGGTATTCCTTTGAGCTTTCAACTTATATTTACCCATGTAGTATGTATGTGACTCCTAATTTTGCCATGATGAGTATTGTTTTACTTATTTTTTggtataacttttttttatcaatatcaaaaCCAAATGGATTTAGGATTTATTATACTGTTCTTGTGGAGTACAAAGTATAGATTTTTTTAGAGTTGATATTTTTGGTGAATCATATGCTTTCAGTTGGTATTTTGTGAATTATCTAAAGAACTATTAGCTCACTGATTtggttatttattttcttccttttaggAAGCCTTGAGACTTGCAAGATGGCATCAAATGATGACTTGCCTAAATCCGTTAATGACGATATTAATCCAGAAGCTATTCAGAATAGGGATGCATCGACTACTACAGTTACTAAACAACCAGCAACCACGTCAACAACTGTTACAACTGAAAACAATGAGCTACAAAAGACCATCCCTAGAAAGCGCAAATTATCTAGTGAGGTTTGGAATCATATGAAGGATGTGACTATTGGAGGGGTTAAATATGCTATTTGCAACTATTGTAAAGGAAAAATCAAAGCTGTCAGTAACAATGGGACTTCAAGCTTAAGGAATCACTTGGCTCGTTGCCCTAGTAGAAATACCCAAGACATTGAAGCTGCTCTGAAGCGTCAAAAGCAAATTGTTGAAGAGAAACGGTCAGATGTAAAGTCGGTCTATAAGAACTTTAACTTCGACCAAGAAAGGTGTTTGAAGGAGCTTGCTTGTGCTATTATTTTGCATGAATATCCTTTATCTATTGTTGAGCATCGTGGTTTTCGAAGATTTGTAGCTAGCTTGCAGCCATATTTCAAGATGGTCTCTCGAAATACCATCAAGGGTGAGATGTTCAAGGTTTATGAGTATGAACGGACAGATCTAAAAGATATTTTCCAACACATTAAAAGTCGAGTGGCAATCACAACTGATATGTGGACTTCTAATCAGAGAAAGGGGTATATGAGTATAACAGCCCactttgttgatgatgattggaAGTTGCAGAGTCGTATTTTAAGGTAATTAAAATTCTCAATTGTTttaagaaaatgagaaaatctaCATGCTTATGCCCTGAACATTTGCCTTTGTAGTGACTAATCaatacatgattttcttttgtagGTTTATGTATGTTCCTACTCCTCACACAATGGATGTCTTGGCTGAACATTTGCTTGAAGGGGTGGTTTCATGGCATCTAGAGACTAAATTGTCAACAATCACAGTGGATAATTGCAGCACGAATGATGGTATGGTTAATTTAATCCTTGATAAGTTGTCTCCTCATTGTTTGCTTGATGGAAGATTCCTACACATGCGATGTTGTGCtcatattttgaatttgattgttaAAGATGGGTGCTCAGTGATAGAGAACAGTATTAAGAATATTCGTGATAGTGTTTCATATTGGGCAGCTACTCCATCTAGGGTTGAAAAGTTTTTTGATGTAGTTCGATCATTGAAAATTAGTTGTAACAAGAAATTAGTCCTTGATTGCAAAACTCGTTGGAACTCAACGTTCTTGATGCTTCAACGTGCGATAGAGTACAAAGAAGTGTTTCCTAGGCTGAAGCTGAGAGAGAAAAATTTCTCTTGTTTGCCAACAGAAGAAGATTGGTGCATGGCTAGCTTGATTTGTGGAAAACTTAAGCTATTCTTTAATGCCACTGAACTCTTTTCTGTCACAAAACATCCCACCTCACATCTTTATTTCATCAAAATTTGTGAGATTAAGGAGACTTTGGATAAATGGGTGGTTGATTCACGTGATGAAACTTTGAAGCAAATGGCTGAAAAGATGCGTGAAAAGTTTGCTAAATATTGGAGTGATGTGCACATAATTATGTCGGTAGCAATTATTTTGGATCCCAGATACAAAATGAAGGCAGTacagttttttttccaaagtttTTATGGAGAGTATGCTCATATGGAGGTTGAAAGGGTTAAACAAACATGTTATGATTTGTTGAATGAGTATCAATCTAAGGGCACCTACGATTTGACTGTCCCTTCTACTGCATCAACTACATCTATACTAGAAAGTACTAGTTTTGAGGAGGAGTACTGTAGTAGCCATGCAAAGTTGGTTGAAATGTTGAAAGTTGAATCTTGTAATGGGATTGTGAAATCAGAATTGGATTACTATTTAGATGAAAAGGTTTTGCCATATACACAAGAATTTGACATTCTTGGTTGGTGGAAAACACATGGCATAAAATATCCAACTTTGCAAATGATTGCTAGAGACATCCTTGCTATTCCAGTTTCCACAGTGGCATCTGAATCTGCTTTTAGTGTTGGGGGGAGAGTCGTCAGTCCTCATAGAAGTAGACTCCACAAAGATACTTTGGAAGCATCGATGTGTACACAGAGTTGGTTACGAAATAAAATAGAAGGTAACAATAaattttgcaattattttttatgcactagttctttttaatttaatttacttaCCTTATGTTTGCATAATCATAGAACCAATCACAAGTGGAACAAGTCTTTCAACCATTGAGAGTGATGCAGATGAAGAAGAGTAGTGAGGTATATACATTATGTGATGGGCCTAATGTTTCTGTTTAAAGCTCTAAACCATGGATCTAAATGTGACTTTTTTTTCCTGCAGAAATGACTAATGAGCAAGAGCTTGTAGCTGCTACTTAATGGTCTAAAATTATGGAGCACCTTTTTTGTCTTGTTTTAGTTGGCCTTCTATTATGCCTTGCACCATTATGTTCCAGTAGTATTTAAACTATTTTGTTATTGAGATAGAGACTAGGTATTGATACCCATGTTAGGGCTATCATTGCTTCAGAGTTTAATTTGGATGTTATTGACTTAAGACCTATTGATATTGTGATGTTTTAAATTATCTATCTTTTGTtctcttctatttttgtttttttttaatgtcagcTTCAGGGtcgggttttgggttttggacTGGTTCGGGTTTTAATTTGCGGGTTTTGAAAATAGTTATTCgatcatttatgaaaaatttaaaaaattgaaattttaaatggtaaacgggtatcCGATGGTAAACGGGTTtggaacggttccggttttggaaattgaaatgattttataaacggttttggaacggttttggtatatgatagcttaaatggaaacggttttggtatttcttaaatggaagggtacccgacccgttgccatccctacacAACAACCATATCGTAGCCATCCTTGAATGCAAACATGAAAATCATGAGAAAAAGAAATACAGGAAAACATTGAACCCACTTTAAATGCAAACCCCACAAGAAACATATTTATTTGGCTGTCTCACAATTATCATCTTCCTATGGCAATTGAATTATGTGACCAGAAAATGCATCTGCTAGCTtaaactcttttttcttttcttaattgaTATTTACATTTTACATGCACAAAACAAGGTATATCCACTCACATGTGAGGCAAGCTCTTTGCATTGCTCCCACTTACAAAACTTCTCTGGTTTCGCATGATTCATTTCAATTGCTTAGGCAATTGAGTCAGCTGAAAACCAGAAAAGTCATTTTTACCTCAAATGGATTGTTTCTCCTTTGTTGTTACAAATGTGATACAAGAGCTAGGAAGAGTGAAAATGCCCATCCGATGGTATGAAAACCTGCGgaagctgaaaaaaaaaaaagagaatattaTTGGCACAAAAGGTTTATCAATGCAGGTAATTAATATATGCACAAATCCCAGAGCAGCATTTTCATAGATATAGGGGCGTCAAAAGTGGATGGGAAAACTCAAGAACGAAAATTCATGGAAGGAAATCATTTCTGTtgataaaaaaacaagaatGCAACTCATCTTACTAATAGAGAAACAGCAATAAAACAAATTGTATTAGACATGCATGCATTGTGTATCATCTTCTGTTTTAAGTCTTAAAAGTTGGGCAACTAAAAACACTCACCGGAAGACGGCAATGGTGAAGGCGAAGCTGATGGCCTTATGCCAGAATAGCCTTCATAAGGATTACTCCTCGACGGTGGCTGAACATGAGCAAAAGCAACATTTGGCAAAGGACTGGACGAAGGAATTGAACCAGAAACAGGTGCCGGTGCAGGTGCCGGTGAATTGACACGGGGTTGCGGTGCTGCAGCTGAGTAGTGAGGAGAAATATACGGTGCAATGGTAGGGGTTAAATGAGACTGCCTTTTGGCTTTCCCGGGAACCCTCCTTTGGTTCCCATTGCGACAACCAGGAGGCTTCGCCTCATTACTTTTCTGTGGAGTCGGTGAGATTTTCTCTGGAGCAGGTGCAACTTTCCGAGGTGGAGGTGCGGTATTCTCAGTTGCAGGTGCAGGTGAAACTGCAGGAGCTCGTTGGACCTCATGGgggtgatgatggtggtggtggtggtgatggtggtggtggtgatgaggATGGGGATGAGGATAAGGAAGAGGTGCAGGCGAAGGTGACACTGATGTACCGCTTCCGTCTCCACCGTGGAGAGAGTGTTGCATTATAGATGAAAGTCGAACTTGCTTTACTCTACCGAATACAGTGTTATTAAGGCCAAGGTTTCTTGAATGAGAACCCGTGATAGTCTGAGCGAGCTGTTTCAACCTTGGCATTGAGGGAGTATTTCCAACCGCTAGTAAAACAGATGACTGAACTGTAGTTGGAGGAGCCACTGTTGAACCTCTGGAATTTGATAGCCTCACATACAAATTCTGCATCAACAAAATAAAAGCCATAAGAATCTGCTTGGCGTGTAAAATGACTAGAAAAATAATCCTTGGAATGGCAAACAAGCATAAAACCCAACTATCTGATCCCCGAGTTTCCGAAACATGAATAGCTCTTAAGCTCCACAATAAAAACTCCaccacaaaacaaaaaccatcCAGCAACCAATTCATTCCATGAATAGCTCTTGGGTTCACTCATGCTTCCACTCCCAGAAAACAAACACCTAGAGAACGATTCTTATGCGGAAATTCTACACATTTCAAAGTGATAAATACAATTTTCATTATGGAGTTGTATCAGACACAGATTTCATTCAAACAGGacatttgggaaaaaaaaaaaaaacaaaggaaggGAAGGTTGCCAAACCTCATAGGGTGCTAGGTGTAGTCCAGACTTCAGCTGACTTGTCAGCTCATTGAAGTTCACTTGTACTTGATATATAGAAAAGTTTAAGGTGAAGTTGAATAGGATTTGCACTTTCTGCAGAAGAAATGCCCTCTGTGGAGGGATCACAGTAATTCCTCCAGGGAATTTTAACACCTCAAACAAGTAAGGCTCCCCAAACAGGGACGTCGTCAAGTGTAGAGATGATTGGTTCACAACCAAAGCTAAAAAAGATGCCCTGATCAAACTTTCAGCAGTGGATGATATTATCAAATCTTTGACTTCAGAATCAACCCCAAACACAACCTTTGTAGTGTTTAATCCAGCTAAAGGTTCCAAGGATAATACAACCACCTGGttgaaataagaaaatcaaatcaagatAGAAAAGTATGAACTTTGAAATCAGAAAAGATCTGAAAGAGCAGATACTTTGGTGGTAGGAACGCCTATCTCATCAAAAATGTCATCCTGAAGCTGCAAGATATTGTCTTCAAGAAGCTGAACTGACTTCTCAACATTGAAACTTGCTACTATATCATGATCTGTATCAGAGATGGCAAATTTTAAAATCAGAAGACTTCAGTTACATAAATTTGAATTATGCTCTCAgcatcaaagaacaaaaaacttTACTTGAACTCCACTAATATGATCTACAAGATATAAAAGGGAGGTTCATGCTATTATAAACATGTATCATGCTGCGCCATTTATATTATCGAAGCAAAAATATTAAGCAAAAAAGCACTACCATTGGTGGTAACGCAACTACACAAGCACTGGAATTTACCACAGAAGAACTGCGTCCCTTTAAAACAACCAATCAGACATCTGGTTTGGAGAATGTGGAACCTCTCCAGGATTGGTCACATTCGACCAAACCCAACCCTGGAAACAAGGCCGAGCCACATTGGACCAAACCCTACATAGAAAACCCAGGTGAGATTCTAACCCAAGACCACTGACTTTACAGCTGGTCGCAGCCATTTCACTGGGTCAATCTATTCAGGTTCACAATCACTCCGATATTGTCTGTAGGATATAGCAGTCAATAGTCACCATGATGGAGATTTCCTCAAAACTTTAGCAATACCCAAatcatgtatatattttcttttcaaacttcacatttcaaataatttttttgtgattGCACATTTCAAATAAATTAGTTGCAATAAAATCAGACATTGACAGTGAATGATCAATGATATCCACTAACTTTACTAGGATTATAAACATAGTAAAAcgatttgagagagagagagagagagaatatatttGATTACAGAAGATATACACTTCCCCTTTTCAAGATTTTAATATTCAGAAAGAGTACAGGCAAAAGTTCAGATTTTTTGCGTATCAGCCTCAAGACCGAGAGTGAAGCTAATCATTTGCAGAAGCTTATCCCGTTATAGCAAAATTTAGTCCCTCTCCAGTCAAATTATTCACAAGCATCTAAAATTGAAATCAATACATGGTATCAAGAAGGGCAGAATTTAAGTATTGAACTACTCTtgagcacaccaaaataaatgtTTCTTTTACTACAACACGTGCATCTAATCTCAACTCAACGACCTAATTTCCCTAAAATCCAGGACAGTAAAAATCCTGCTTGTCTTTAACATGGCAAAGAGATTAAACTTTGATGCTACATGTGGTGCAATTCATAATGATGATACAATAAAaggcaaaataaagaaaaacaaattataaaGAGAAGGGAATTGGATTCATGATGGAATCAAATCATGGCAACACTTGGTCATTCAATCATGTATCTTAAATCTCACAAGCAAGGAAGGATAACCATAAGAATACACATACACAAACGAAAATGTTCCATTTTCGCAGCAATCAAGCTTCATAGAGccaaaaagcaaaagaatttgTACTGCCAAATTTTCCTTGCTGGGTGTTGCACTGATTTCTACCTTACAGGGTAGGAAGAATTGTTCTTACTAGTTATAAAGATTAATTACATGGTTCATTACTTGTTTGATGGACTTCCCAGGGTGTTGGAAATTGATCCCGATGGCTTGGGAACTTCAGACACTTCAACCGTTTTACAACTCTTATTATGCAGTCTATGCTTTGCAGCGTATTTAAAATTTACCAAAACAATCAATAACACCTAAAGCAAAATAACAAGGACAATTAACTTAGCTATAAATATAAGTCAAAGACCAACAAACATGATAGTAGACTTCTAACTGCAGGTTGAAAAGACAAGTTTAATGCCATAACCTCAACTAATCTGTACCCAGCACAAACCGCTCAGTATTTAAAGCTTTGCTCTCTGCCAGGTGGAGCACTTGTCCTATTCCTATACGAAAGTAAATGGTTTAAAGCCACAAAGCCAAAGAAACAAACATGACATCCATTAAAGGTAAGTTTCCAAGAAATCAAACTTTTTGAATATCCATGTAACATAATTGGCAGCCCATATCAATGCTTCAGTTGCTCAAATAACAAGAATGGGTCCACCATAAAGTTTGACACCAATTAGCCAAATAGACAGTATAAAAAACAGATCAAAAAAGTGTCGATCCTCAAGTATGAAAATTATCCACCTAACTTATAAAACAAATCCATTTAAACTTCTccaaattagggaaaaaaaggGCGGGGGGTATTAATAGAAAGAAACACTTACAGAAAACCTCACTTTAATACAATCTCACTAACTAGAAAACGGAATTGATGATTGAACGTGAAATTCATTACTATTAAAATAAGCACCAATCGGCTTAAATGAAGCAAAGTTTCTTGGTTCACTAGTAACAAGATTAAAACATCCATATTTTTTAATCAAGCTCCAAAAGTATAGGTCTAACTACCCTGGAAACGCAGTTTGCTTATATATAGAAAGGCAACAGATTAGAGCCTTGTTATAGCAATTTGTACCACAAAAATATTCTTCTACCTAAGTTCTTCGTTCAGCACCATTATTGGATGTTCTTCATTCACAACAATTATGGATACCCAAAAGGCACTCCAAAAAAggtaaataaaaaatacaacctTGCTTTTTTCATCACCATCATAATCAAAACAAATCCCTGAGTCCACTCGAGTTAGTCTCCCAATTTATTGTATGTTTTAGTggccaaaataaaataaataaacaatttaaGACTGGTTCTCATCCCCTTCATATTTTACCGAACTAGTAcccaccaacaacaacaacggCAGGTCCTAAACCCCTTTCAGAGCACAATGCACGGCATATAAAATAAGCAAAAATAGTAGATAATTCTAAAGCAATTCTTCCACTCATAATTTCTCATCAACCAAAGAAAACAGAAATACCAACAACCAAGTAGCAATCCACAACTCCAAAATACCCTCAGAACCCAAATTTTcgggaaaaaaaactaaaataaaataaaatagaattcaGACCCACTCCATCACGCAAATATGTTcattatacccccaaattctcataagcattaatttaatttaatttaatatttggaaaggaaaaaaatgaccCTCACCTCTGTACTTCACATCAAGATCCAGATCCCGCTGATCTGACTGTATAAACGGTGGCAACCAAAACAAAGCAGAGAGACACACCGCCACAGAGAATAGCAACACTAACAAGCATCTCAGTCCAATGAGCTTATGGACCCCACTGCAACACCCCCAATACTTACAAGACCCAAATCTCGCCTCCGCATTCTGTTCCACGGAATCATCCCGCCCCTCATTAGACGGCAACGACTGCTCCTCCTCAGACTTCCCCATAAGTAATGCAAGCAATGCAGGCGAACCAGTTCACGGCCCATGGCCACAGCTTGGTAGGTGAACTTGGCCTCTGTAGACTCCCATTTTATCCAACAAACAAAATGCAAAGAATCCGCTGGTACTTTCGGTATGTGGCTTTCTATTTTCGAAATACGTTTTAGGGTTTGAAGTTGCAGAAtagagagaggaggagagagagagagagagagagtgactATCTGCAAATGACAAGTAGGTGCTTTTAGTaaagatggtggtggtggtttatccttttttttttaatttaaaaatattaataatcgTGTAATTTGGGGCATGCTACAGTGTGTGTATATGATTAGACATGATAgttttgacatatttttttgACTCCCTGCACCTAAAGAAAAGGATTAAATTAGTtctcttttaaattataaaatttactGTATATGTTGATTATTCCATGAAATTTAATTCaaattcttattttttattaaaattttgtttacagCAGAGAGACCACTACTCATAGGGTTTCAACCCTTCCAGATATAAAAGCAATTGCAATGATTACAATATTGaaatgcttataaaaaaaaatttgcaatgGCTACAATATTTGAAAACATAGAATTTTTTTGTTAcgttaaaatatataattcacATTTAATGGATGAAAAAAAGTTAGATAGATTTTTAAACGAATTATGAAGCTCTTAGATCTCATTTTGGTGGCTTCAAGGCCAGGCAAGGTGCATGGACTTTAGTTCGCCTCTATGTTTATTTACTTTATGTCATGTTAGGGTCttatttgaagaaaaacaaCTCACCATGGTGGATCAAaacatattcattttttttgtcatgtCACCAAATCACCATTGCAGTTGCTTGAAGGACATACTCTCAAGTGCTTACTCGACTGTGCACCACCTTTTAAGATTTCAAGTTAACAATTTTGGTgaattcttatattttttatttgaaacctTAATCATAGTTCGTGTTAGAAATTTTACCATTATTATCTTAAATTATTTGATAAATGAATActtagtggttttttttttttttttggtcgtgatcaatgattttattttttgctttagaaaaagagaagaataccaaatagacaTAAAACGATGTAACACCAACGAATATCTAATATGTTTGTAGTTAGCAGTAATGAAAAATTCATCACACCGTGATGACTTAAATAGCCTAATCAAAGCAATGTTAAAAATGTAATAGATTCGCAAATGCTTCAGTATTTTTAGGTCGTATGTTTAAGTTGATTTTAGTATATCTAGAGGCGGTATATCCCTATATTTATTCTATTTATTAATATAATTCATCTTTtcct
The window above is part of the Tripterygium wilfordii isolate XIE 37 chromosome 3, ASM1340144v1, whole genome shotgun sequence genome. Proteins encoded here:
- the LOC119995129 gene encoding uncharacterized protein LOC119995129, with product MGKSEEEQSLPSNEGRDDSVEQNAEARFGSCKYWGCCSGVHKLIGLRCLLVLLFSVAVCLSALFWLPPFIQSDQRDLDLDVKYRDHDIVASFNVEKSVQLLEDNILQLQDDIFDEIGVPTTKVVVLSLEPLAGLNTTKVVFGVDSEVKDLIISSTAESLIRASFLALVVNQSSLHLTTSLFGEPYLFEVLKFPGGITVIPPQRAFLLQKVQILFNFTLNFSIYQVQVNFNELTSQLKSGLHLAPYENLYVRLSNSRGSTVAPPTTVQSSVLLAVGNTPSMPRLKQLAQTITGSHSRNLGLNNTVFGRVKQVRLSSIMQHSLHGGDGSGTSVSPSPAPLPYPHPHPHHHHHHHHHHHHHHPHEVQRAPAVSPAPATENTAPPPRKVAPAPEKISPTPQKSNEAKPPGCRNGNQRRVPGKAKRQSHLTPTIAPYISPHYSAAAPQPRVNSPAPAPAPVSGSIPSSSPLPNVAFAHVQPPSRSNPYEGYSGIRPSASPSPLPSSASAGFHTIGWAFSLFLALVSHL